GTCCTGGACCGCAGGCTCACTGCGGCGGAGGAATCCCTGCTGCAGGGCGCCACCGGCGGCTACCCGCTGTACGTTGTGGAAGCGGCCCGGGGCATGGCAGGCTCCAGCCTCGCCGACGTGCTTGCCGGCGCGACCGCGGGCCAGGGACTGCTGGACCGGCGCCTGGCGCAATGCTCGCGCCAGGCCAGGACCGTGGCCACGCTGGCGGCCGCCGTCGGACGGGAATTCCCGCTCGAACTGATCGCCCGCGCCTCGGGCATCGAGGAACAGGCGCTGGTCCGTGCCGTTGACGAACTGTGGCGGCTGCGGATCCTGCGTGAACAGCGCGGCGGCTACGATTTCTCGCACGACCTCTTACGCCAGTGCGCTTATGAACTGGCTTCGCCTCCCCAGCGCTGGCGGCTTCACCGGCGCCTGGCCGAAGCCATGGAAGCGCTTCACCCCGGCAATTCCACGGCGGTTGCAGCCCAACTCGCAGAGCAGTACCGAAGGAGTGGGAACGTGGACCGGGCCGTCCACTTTTATCTGCAGGCAGGAGACGCCGCGACAAGCATCTTCGCCAATGCCCGCGCCATATCGGACTACCAGGACGCACTGAACCTCCTCACATCGCGGGAACCCCGAGCCGGCAACGCCGGCCAGGAACTCGACGTACTGCTGCGCATGCCCGCACCGCTGACTGCGTTGCGCGGATACTCATCCCCCCAACTGCGCGTGACGCTCGAACGCATCATCGAACTGTGTGGAGGGCTTGACCGGCCCAGGGACCTGGCGCGGGCGCTGATAGGACTCTTCGCCTCGACGTTCGTCCAGGGGCACACGCAGCTTGCCCACTCCCTTGCCCTGCGGGCCCTGGCGCTGGCCGGCGACATGCCGGGGCTGTCCGGGCAGGCGCACTTCGCCGCCGCGGGAGCCGCCACGAGCCTTGGCCGTCTGGATGAGGCCGTGCAACACTTCAGGCTCGCGTGGGCGCTGGGCACTGACACGCAGTCGTACATTCTGGGCACCCGCATCGACGTGCACAGCCGGGCCTGGGGCGCGCACGCCCTCTGGCTGTCCGGCCATGGCGAGGGGGCGATGGCCCTCTCCCGCGCGTCCGTGGACCGCGCCGAGCGTTCCGGACACCCGTACAGCCTGGCCGTGGCACTGGCCTATCATGCTGTGCTGCTGGCCATGGGCATGCCATCCCGCGAATGCGCAGGTCCGGATGCTGGAGAGCTGGCCCGCACGACGGCGGCATTGGAGGAGACATGCACCCGGTACAACTTTGCCTACTACGGGCAGTGGGGCGCCATCCTGAGGGGATGGCTGTCCGGCGGGGAACCGGGCCTTGAAGCCATCCGGGGCGGGATCGGAGGGCTGCGCGCGACGGTGGCGTTTGCCCGGATGCCGTTCTGGCTGTGCCTGCTGGCCGACACCCTGCAGTCCTGCGGCCAACCGGTGGGGGCGGACGCCGTGCTGGCCGCCGCGCAGTCGACGGCAGTGGCACGCGGAGACCTCTGGTGGCTTCCCGAGGTGCTGCGGCGCCGGGCGCTCCTGGCGGAACCGGCCGCCGCGGCCCGGCTGCTCGACACGGCACGGGACCTGGCGCAGGAACAGCACAGCGTCATGCTGGCGCGCCGGCTGCCGCCCCGGTGACGACCAGCCCGCGCCGCAGGCACGCAGGTGCGGGCGAACGCAACGCGAACGCCCGCACGCCTAGCGTTGTCCACATCCAGGCGGACCCTGTGCCGCCAACCAGCCGACAACCCCGGAAGGGTACGCCATGAAATCCACAGCCGCCCCCATCGCTGACCTTGCCGCCCAACTGCGCGGCACCCTCATTTCAGCCGCCGACGAGGGCTACGACGAGGCCCGCGCCGTCTACAACGCCATGATTGACCGCAGGCCGCTGGCGGTCGCCAAGTGCGCCGACGCCGGCGACGTCCAACAGTGCGTACGCTTCGCGACCGCGCACGACATTGTCCTCGCGGTGCGCGGTGGCGGGCACAATGCCGCCGGCCTCGGCACCTGGGACGATGCGCTCGTCGTGGATCTGTCCGGCATGCGCGCCGTCGAGGTCGACGCCGGCGCCCATGAAGTCCGCGTGGACGGAGGCTGCACCTGGGCCGACGTCGACGCGGCCACCGTGCCCTTCGGCATGGCGGTTCCATCCGGCTTCCTGTCCTCCACCGGCGTCGGCGGCCTGACCCTTGGCGGCGGTGTGGGATACCTGAGCCGCCGCTACGGGCTGACCGTGGACAGCCTGCTCGGCGCCGACGTCGTGCTTGCCGACGGCACGCTCGTGACGGCCGGGCCGCACGATAACTCCGACCTCTTTTGGGCGCTGCGCGGCGGCGGCGGCAACTTCGGCGTCGTCACCTCGTTCCGCTTCGCCTGCCACGACATCGGCGACAACGGCACCGTGGTGGGCGGGCCGGTCCTCTACGACCTGGCCGACGCGCCGGACGTCATGCGCTGGTACCGTGAGCTGCTGCCCGCCCTGCCGGAGGAGCTCAGCGGTTGGATCGCCCTGCTGACCATACCGCCCGCGCCGCCGTTCCCCGAAGAATTGTGGGGCAGGAAGGCGTGCGGCGTGGTTTGGTGCTATACGGGCCCGGCCGACGAGGCCGACGCCGTGACCGCGCCGGTGCGTGAATTTGGCCGGCCGCTGCTGGTGGGCCTGCAGAGCATGCCGTTCTCGGCGCTGCAGGGCGCCTTTGATCCGTTCTACCCGGCCGGGCTTCAATGGTATTGGAAGGCGGACATGTTCACGGAAATCAGCGACACCGCGATAGACATCCACGCAAAATTTGGCGCCCTGCTGCCGACCGGCCACTCCACCATGCACCTGTACCCTGTGGACGGCGCCGCTGCGCGCATTGACGCGGCGGCCACGGCGTTCCCCTACCGGGGCGGCGGCTGGGCCGGGGTGATCGTCGGCGTCGACCCCGACCCCGCGCAGGCCTCCTCCATCACGGCCTGGGCGCGCAGCTACTGGGAGGAACTGCACCCGGCCTCGGCCGGCGGCGCCTATGTGAACTTCCTTGGCGACGAGGGCGACGCCCGCGTCCGGGCAGCCTACGGGGAAAACTACGCCAGGCTCGCGCGTGTCAAGGCCCAGTATGATCCGCAGAACGTGTTCCACGTCAACCAGAACATCCCGCCCGCACGCTGAGCCGTGACACGGCGCCGCTACACTTGGTCAATGCTTTCGATTGGTCTCACGGGCGGCATCGCCGCCGGCAAGTCCCTGCTGTCCGTGCGCTTCCGTGAACTGGGCGCGGTGCTGGTCGACGCCGACCGGCTGGCCAGGGACGTCGTGGCGCCCGGCACGCCCGGGCTGGCCGCCGTCGCGGCCGAGTTCGGCCCGCAGGTCCTCGCGGCGGACGGCGCGCTGGACCGGCCCAAACTGGGCTCCCTGGTCTTCGCCGACAAGGACCGGCTCGCCGCACTGAACGCCATTGTCCATCCGCTGGTCCGGGCCGCGGCCGCGCACCTGAAGGACCACGCCGGGCCGGGTGCCATCGTGGTCCAGGACATCCCCCTGCTCGTGGAGACCGGGCAGGGGGCCGACTTCCACCTGGTGGTGGTGGTCGACGCGCCCGCGGAACAGCGCCTGGCCCGGATGGTGGAGGCCCGGGGGATGACGCCCGGGGACGCCAGGGCCCGCATGGCGGCGCAGGCCGGCGACGCGCAACGGCGCGCGGCGGCCGACGTCGTGCTGGACAACTCCGGCACCCCCGAGGCGGCGCTGGCGGCCCTTGACGCGCTGTGGGAGGCGCGGCTGGTGCCGTTTGCCCGCAACCTGGCGGCCGGCGTGCCAGCCGTTCCTGCCGGCCCGCCCGCCATCACGGGCCCGGACCCGGCCTGGCCGGCCCAGGCAGTCCGGCTGGCGGCCC
This genomic stretch from Arthrobacter dokdonellae harbors:
- a CDS encoding ATP-binding protein, with product MLRLEFLGEQRVSFEGAAPAPSLVSGRALEILAFLVLHAGLPQERVRLAGLIWPDSSEGQSRTNLRRELHGLRQLPGLAHLIQADGAALLWREGDGSRSDVYDFMRHRELALRLARERDPGGGRLHAAAAIGAYKGQLLPGMYSDWVLVERERLHRQCVELCDLVARAPDTDLHGALGAARRRLQLEPLEEAGYQTLMELQCRAGDAAAALGTYHRCASVLEQELHVKPGWRTKELARRLLGHLPVGRPDGGRAVMALAPGPGSRPPVGRGREERLLLKRWARAAAGAPGLVVVRGEAGVGKTRLLVSLLAAATSEGAATAYARCFRGVGRMALAPVSEWLRSADFDAVAATADGAWTTELARLLPRDTGGDPPRREPDVVNGPDNALADAWRRRAFYEGVSQAVLAAGRPTLLVLDDLQWCDEESLDWLAFLFAHAPAARLLVAAGVRPGDLLRAPAARAGLEVLHDAGWAEQLELPPLDAASSAELAASVLDRRLTAAEESLLQGATGGYPLYVVEAARGMAGSSLADVLAGATAGQGLLDRRLAQCSRQARTVATLAAAVGREFPLELIARASGIEEQALVRAVDELWRLRILREQRGGYDFSHDLLRQCAYELASPPQRWRLHRRLAEAMEALHPGNSTAVAAQLAEQYRRSGNVDRAVHFYLQAGDAATSIFANARAISDYQDALNLLTSREPRAGNAGQELDVLLRMPAPLTALRGYSSPQLRVTLERIIELCGGLDRPRDLARALIGLFASTFVQGHTQLAHSLALRALALAGDMPGLSGQAHFAAAGAATSLGRLDEAVQHFRLAWALGTDTQSYILGTRIDVHSRAWGAHALWLSGHGEGAMALSRASVDRAERSGHPYSLAVALAYHAVLLAMGMPSRECAGPDAGELARTTAALEETCTRYNFAYYGQWGAILRGWLSGGEPGLEAIRGGIGGLRATVAFARMPFWLCLLADTLQSCGQPVGADAVLAAAQSTAVARGDLWWLPEVLRRRALLAEPAAAARLLDTARDLAQEQHSVMLARRLPPR
- a CDS encoding FAD-binding oxidoreductase, which produces MKSTAAPIADLAAQLRGTLISAADEGYDEARAVYNAMIDRRPLAVAKCADAGDVQQCVRFATAHDIVLAVRGGGHNAAGLGTWDDALVVDLSGMRAVEVDAGAHEVRVDGGCTWADVDAATVPFGMAVPSGFLSSTGVGGLTLGGGVGYLSRRYGLTVDSLLGADVVLADGTLVTAGPHDNSDLFWALRGGGGNFGVVTSFRFACHDIGDNGTVVGGPVLYDLADAPDVMRWYRELLPALPEELSGWIALLTIPPAPPFPEELWGRKACGVVWCYTGPADEADAVTAPVREFGRPLLVGLQSMPFSALQGAFDPFYPAGLQWYWKADMFTEISDTAIDIHAKFGALLPTGHSTMHLYPVDGAAARIDAAATAFPYRGGGWAGVIVGVDPDPAQASSITAWARSYWEELHPASAGGAYVNFLGDEGDARVRAAYGENYARLARVKAQYDPQNVFHVNQNIPPAR
- the coaE gene encoding dephospho-CoA kinase, whose translation is MLSIGLTGGIAAGKSLLSVRFRELGAVLVDADRLARDVVAPGTPGLAAVAAEFGPQVLAADGALDRPKLGSLVFADKDRLAALNAIVHPLVRAAAAHLKDHAGPGAIVVQDIPLLVETGQGADFHLVVVVDAPAEQRLARMVEARGMTPGDARARMAAQAGDAQRRAAADVVLDNSGTPEAALAALDALWEARLVPFARNLAAGVPAVPAGPPAITGPDPAWPAQAVRLAARIGKAAGCAGVAVDHIGSTSVPGLAAKDVLDLQLRVKSLADADAVAPALAAAGFPRRAGQWWDTGHDFAGGRPGERWEKRFHNAADPGRPVNLHVRVDGSPAALLALAFRDWLRADAGVRARYESMKRGLAAAHAGDATTAAYADAKEPWFASAVPEMARWRLQRSSQES